In Pangasianodon hypophthalmus isolate fPanHyp1 chromosome 1, fPanHyp1.pri, whole genome shotgun sequence, the genomic window GCATCTCTGCGCTCCTATAAGGGTCGCTTGTCCTATTTGCCCCCCGGAGGGGCAAATTCAACCCCGGAAGTGCCGTTGCAGACTCCACATCGACCCCTTTCCCGCAGCATCACTGAAGGACTTGAAGGATACTGTAGAATGCCAATCCATCGCACCTGCTCTGATATGGGCCTCAGCGAACAGAGGAGCCTCCAAAAgggggatagagagagggagagggaagagagagacagggagaggcagaggagaagagggagagcgagagggGGAGGAGTGGTGAGGGCGAGCAGTCTTGCTGaggatcgagagagagagatggaggcgGAGGAGAGGATGGAGGGAACATCTGGGTCTAGTGCAGAGTCAAATGGAAGACTGGAGTCTaacgaggaggaggaagaagatgaCAGTACAAGAAATATAACAGAAGAGGGATATGATGTAGATGAAGGAGAAGAGGTGGAGGAGAGGATGGAGGGCACATCTGGGTCTAGTATGGAGTCAAGCGAAAGACAGGAGTCTGAGAGGAATGAGAAAATTTCTGCAAatgaaggagaggaagagagatggaATGGCATGGATGGAGCAAGGGATTTGAGAGAAGAATATAGTGCAGATGAAGGAAGAGAGGAGGAAGTGGAGGCATATTCAAACCCAGACCAACGGAAGGTGCTTCGTAAAAACTCCGCCCCATCCAGCCAGATTGCTACTGCCTTCTTTAGCCGGCCAATCGGAGCAGATTCCGAACAAGAAGTAGAAACGCCAGCATATGAGAGGGTAGATGAAGACCTGAACGGGACTTTTTTCCATCATGGTGCGTTTCCAGCGGACCCTACACGAGAGCGAGCGCTGACCATTTCCTCACCGTTTCGTCGTTCACGGTTTTCCCTCTCTAAACCCAAAACCTCAGTGGACCAGAACAAGAACCAGAAACCGAGTGTGTCTAAGCCCCGCCCTCTTTCCCTCCTCCAGCAGTCCAATTCTAACTCCTTACCACCCAAATTCCCTTcgctttctttgtctctttcccCAACCCCTCCTTCATCACCATCCAATATAGGCCCACATACCTGCCTGCCAAGCTCaacctcctcatcctccttccCCTTTGAACTGGTCCAACCTGCTGGGCTTCTTAAGCCCCGCCCCCCCGTTACCTCCCCTGTAGATCCACCCCCTCAAGACAACCTCTTGCCCCCCCTTGATCAGCCGCTGCCTACTCGAGATTGGGTGACTATTGAAGGCGACTTTGTTCTAGTACTTGCTATCTACCAGTCCCATTTGGGCGCTGATTTGTTAGCAGCTCCGCATGCACAATTTGATGATGGACTCATTCACCTGACATTTGTGAGGGCCGGGATCTCCCGGGCAACGCTTCTCCGCCTGTTCCTGGCGATGGAAAGAGGCACCCATCTTTCTCTAACGTCACCTTATGTGAGCCATGTTTCCGCTCGAGCGTTTCGGCTGCAGCCCCTTTCGCCACGGGGGACGCTAACTGTGGATGGAGAACTTGTGCCCTATGGACCCCTGCAGGCACAGGTACAGAGTGACTAATCACTACATCTTTCATTccaaatacattaatatacactgtatggccaaaagtatgtggacacgtggaaagccttccaagaggagtggaggctgttatagcagcaaagtgGGGACCAGCTTTGGAATGGGATGGTCAACAAGCACctttgggtgtgatggtcaggtgtccacatacttttgtgcACGTCCCATTATGTCTTCTAATTATCCACAACACATCTGTCACCCACAGACATGGGTTGTGTCCTGAATCTCATACTGCTAAATAGTGCATTGTCAAAATAGCACAGCAACTATGGTACCTTCTATTTCGACCACTACCTGAGGCTGCctcccaaaccacatactaaTGCAACAAAACTGGACATCCATCCCACTGGTGGGGTACTATTTTGACACTGTAATGTTGAAGTAATGTTGGACATCCCCCAAACCCAGCAGATGAAAAAGAATTTGTGgtgttattagttattaatttcGATTCTTGTGAACTTTTCTTtcagatccatccatccatggcTCGCGTCATTGTgggagactcaggagtgaagatCACTAGATTCTGACCTGAAACGTGGGCGGATTATTTTACACACTCTGCATTGCATAATAACTATGCTGTCCCcttttgagagagagatagcgagagagcgacagagacaCTGAGGAATAAATATAGCCAGCAGCTGCAATAAAAGCAATAGCTTTTAATGGGATTTATTTAAAAGGGACTACTGGATCACCAGTGAGTTTAATAAGGAGATGATAACTGGACACTAAGCTACATGTGGAAACAATAACAACTGGTAAAAATAGATGAAAAAGAATGAGGGAATTTCTTTACAAGTGAGCTTGAGCACTTCAGTTTCCAGTTTTCTGTTTGAGTAGATGATGAAGTTTTCCTGCCTTATTACACACAAAGAGATGGAGATGCCTAACTTTTTAGGCACATCCCAGGCTGCAGACACCACATCCTGCTTTccccctctcttttctcttgaTTATTCCCTTTTTTCCTTGCAAATTTTTTTTGATGGCCACAACATCAATTGGCCAAGTTCCTCACTTTCCCCAAGTTCTGCTTCCTCTGCAATCAGTATGGGGGCTTGTTCCAATTTGCCAAACTTCACCACCTCTTTAAACTTCACCCACTTTCTCTTTTCCTgattcctcttcctcatcatctACTTCATACAATTTAATGCCACTGCCCAGACTGCCAAAACTCACATTCCTTATTTCCCAGCTGCTCCTAGCTTCTCCAAATTAGGGCCATGCACCAGTCAGCCAAGCTTTGCGATCTCATTGTCCCTTTTAAGCCCTGTCTCCTTGTTTTACCCCATCTTTCCTCCCTGCCCCATTTGGGGCTGCATCCCAATCTACCAAGTGCCTCCTCCATTTTTTCGTTGCAGAAGGTATGCCGCAGCTCCACTTCCTTTCTCTGCCTTTCCTTGATGCCTGTCTTCTTGCTGCCAAATTTTGGACCAGGTCCTAACCTACCAAGCCCCTCCTGCACTACACCTTTTACCTTGCAGAATTAGTTGGCCCTTTTAAGCTCTGCCACAGCCACACCCTATTTAGGGATGGGTAATCACCAATCCCATTTGGCAGCAATTTGTATGCCACACAGAATCCTTCAACTGACATTTGCAAGGGCAGAAATGTTCCAGTTGGTAATCTTCCAACTTCTCCACGTGATACTTTAAGATCGCAACCTTAGTTAAGATCCGTCTAAGCCTTTTAGTAATTTTCATTAACAAGGACCATAGATAAATGTGCATAATAAATGACATCTTAGGTAGCCTATGATCAAGCATAGTCTGGGGTTTTAGGTGAGTGTAGCTCACTAACAGGCATGTGCCAATAATCAGTCGTACGGTCTATCACGATATATTGTAAAATGCACCCTGTTAGCAAGGACACTTGGCTCTTATATAGGGCACTacattatttaatcattatttaatttaataggGAGCTATAAAGTGTATGTAATTCAACAGGCAGCATAATGACAGCGGTCTTATAAAGGCCcttattttggacaaatttgaAAGTGTCCTTATCAGACAAGGCAATCTTATAATTTTGCTCACTAGACGaataaaacatctgaaaaaaattgttgcttttagcaatatttttaaatactatatCATGATAATATCGTAACCTTTGATAATCAGCACATGCCTAGTTGTTATAGGATACAGCCATTTAATGGTGTTTATTCTGATATAATTATCTTTAATAGTGCATTTGCCTGATTGTTTAAGCAAAAGCATGCAATGCTGATGTTCGTGTGAGGTAATGCAAGTTGCACAATTgctaaattttaatttaattttttttaaacaaatttgaaaTCTACCCAAGCATTCAAAATTGTGCTAATTGTGAAACATTTAGTCactcatttaatttattcattttattaatgcattttgcAAAGATTTATGCTtatgagaaaatgtttaaatagttttaaaaagcCCTTAATAAGAGGAAAATGCTTACATAGTTTTAAAGCTAAAATACAGCTAAAAAGATagacttaataaaaaaataaacactaaacactttCCCAAAAATGAACCATTTCAATTTAAACCAACAAGTTAAATTTAAGACgttaaatgactttttattaCTCTATTTTTCAATATCTGACAAAAGAAAGGGACattttgagcaaaaaaaaatattaaattgtttaaattttgtCAACATCTAATGTAGACAGCTTATGAATTCCTACCACACGGATTAAAGGAATacttaaatgaaaagaaaatgtacacaatgttcCTCTTGTCTCAAATTTCGTCAGTCAGCCATTTTTGGTGTCTTTAGGGTTTAGGTTTGCGTTGGAGCTACGAGGCCAGGGTAGCTAATAAGTAGCTGATGGACAATCATCTCATTCGTCAACACATGCCTGGATTTATATCTACTTGTTTCAAACAATATTAACAAGCTACGTAATCTAATTTCTATGGAAAAgattgtgtaaaatattaagcCCTGCCTCCCAAAGTTTGTAGGTGAAATTGTAGCAGAAATCTGGACAATAAATTTCTGTTTTGAACAAAAATTGTAGACCTCAGGCAAGATTTAGCTACATAATGTCCAAttcttgttagctacattttcCTCATAGCTTCAGTGTTAAACTAAAGACGCAAACTTGTCTTGGCTGATTGCATTTGGGGTGAGCGGGAAAGTTGTATATTTCAGGTGTGTTTGGGGTGCTAAATCTTGGACTCCTGGAATCCTGGACTTGTTGTTAGCGCTAggctgtgtttcatttcattcgGTGGACCATTGCTTTAGAGCAGCTTAAGACACTTCAGTAGTAATTGAACTGCTGCTTGGTTTCATGATGCCAGTTATGATGTCTTGTTAATAGATGCTtgtattaaaattgtaattatcaCTAATAgccaatgttaaataaaaaaaaatatatatatatatatgatgtacAGTTCATAGTTCTGTATAAAAATGTCTTGTTTATCTTCAAGATTAAATTTAACTACGAAATGTGTGGTGCTTGAGTTGCAGCTTTGTTTTCAGAGCTTGTGGCTGCGTTCCAAATGCTAGGATGGTGTCATATCAATGACACatcgctaaaaaaaaaagagagagagagagagagaaaacattttaacCATTGTGGTTTGCTAGACAATGAGCTAATTAGTAGATAGATACTAGATATACGTAACCATGCTAACTTATTACACATCAATCACCTGCAGGGCATTATGGGTAGCATATGAAAACTTGAAAGTAATACTAACATTGTTTCTAGTTGATATGTTTCTCAGAATATCAGGCATACATGAGttctagcatttgggacagagaGTTGATGTCAAAATGCTTACACTATGGTGGCCCACAAGAGCCAAAACTCAAATCTTCTATTTTTACATCTCACAGTGTTGACTCAGGAATGCTGCTGCTTTCCGGCCCAGCGCCAAAACAAAAGCGGTGgaagtttgggggaaaaaaggtggTACTTTTTTTGCCTTCTGTAGGAATGCAGGGTAATTATCAGCCAGGGGAAGTGACATTAACATGGCCGTGATTCAGCAGACTTCCTGTAGGATAGCTGTACTAATGCTACTAGTTATCACACTCTTTACGGAGTTGTAAATACGGAAGCCCACGTCCCAGTCTCACTTCCTGTCCTCCATCTGCCATCTCATGGCAACATGCACTGGTAGACAATAAGGAGCAAGTGGAAcatggaaaacaatcaacaaatcattgtgaaatagtacagtgatttttaaattaataaaatgaattaaactaATTCTCATtaaattaatctatttaattAGGTTAATTTTAACTAATCTAAttataatatatgatatattgCATGCTATAGGTCTATGTGGTGGTGTTGCTGTTTGGTAATCTGCCACTCACACACGTCGTAAACAGTCCTGTTTCTGTTATCTTCTCTTCTCTACGCCTTTCCTCCTCACTATCAGCTCTGCCAAGGAGTTTTTTTGGTCCACAGTATCTGAgtccaaaaacaacagaaaacccCACAATAGAGGTATACATCAAGCCTGGAATCTCGTGGGACCCAAAAATAAAATCGCTTgagggagtgctgttatagcaaaataatcaacaacatggaGTTACTGGAACcatttgttaaagaatgagGCATTGTATTtgttatccatttagagttgtgtttaatgatgtggaacatctgcggAACAAGCTGGTTCCTGTTATTAATTATGCTATAACAGCTGTAAATTGTTGTTCTTACACCaacctcttgttttttttttctcttgttctttctctcttaatatgacaaaaaaaaaaaaaaaacagtttaccGAGTTACCGAGAAACCCAGCATCATCCCTCTGCCTCTCCCGAATATATTccaattacaaattacaaattacagctttatcaAACAGTTTATCGTTTGTTCATGATTATTACAAAgctacactggagactccttacaaaaatactaaataaacgtctcctcacagtaGACTATatcaaaaattatacatttttctaatTATGTGGTTCTTCCACCACACAAGTCCCTAGTTccactatagaaatgatactGTATTAgaataaagctgtgatttgtcATGCAGCTGGAACTACATTGAGAGCtgctatgatagaaaatgaacaCCTTCGGACTGATCAGAATCAAGAAATCAACAGCATAGTGGTACAATTAGTGCTAACCAAAGAACGATGCCTGGAGCCAGTAAAACAGTACTTTTTATTCTAACTTCAATGTTACCATAGGTCTAAAAAAGGTACCACAGACAAACATCAGTTAGTAGCTGTCTGGTTGGTTTGATTTTTAACCTGTTTTGATGATTTAGCTTTAATCTCCATGTGAGGGTGCATTTAAGAAAAGGTTTAACAACATTTAACAAGGCAAAACTTTTTTCCCTGAGCTACAGAAGGAAATCACTCATGAAACCACTGGTTTTTGTCTTTTAAGAGTTTAATACTGAACATTTTGCCCAGGGACGTGAACtagcatgataaaaaaaaagggggggggttGTATTCATCTTTCAACTACTCCAGCTAAAGTAATGGTTCTTTCCAAAATGGCGTCACGAAGCCCGTGCCCTTACCAAGATGACCGACAGCAACGCACgttctttttcccccctctgACGCAACATCCGGTATCACGCCGACTCCTCCTTTGTCTAGAAACCTCCCTGGTTTCCTTTTACTCcgccttgttatttatttatttccttttaatttaagggggtatattttatatatccgTCTTTTTCAGCAATTGAATGACAGTCGGCTCTGATACATATATGCCTAAGAGCAAAGCTCCCAAAATGGACGACCTGGATTACAGTAAGTcgctaaaaaaaaacttgtgttcTTGTATCTTGTATTGTTTAACGTAGCTAAGCGAGCTAATGCGTTAGCATGCGCTGTTTTGAATTTCCACCGTATCTCCGATGAGTCGCGCTGTGAATGGCGAGGAGTTTGCGTTAACAAGCTGTCCGCCAATAGGAGCGCAGGAACCTTGCTCTACTAGCCAATTGTGTTGAAGGAGGCGGGGTTTGCTGAATACGGATGGGAAATGATTCTCCCGACGTTGCCTAatcaatacattttatttttataatacacACGAacgttttaatgtttttatttagattttctcTGACACATTTATGCTTGATTAGGTCGTGTTGCCACGTTATACACCGTatcatggcttttttttaaacgtcagacgttttttttttggtggggggggagggggggctTGAGCTTTGTACTTGATATTCATGATTTGATTAAAATGCTTATAGTTAGCAAAATCATCATGACATTTGCGAGTTTATTTAGTC contains:
- the sphk2 gene encoding sphingosine kinase 2 isoform X2; the protein is MRSPSPRSPSPNSFLTQDALLYGQFTDWGMGGSSGGSSGGSSSGADSGLSSPAGTISSPSSPSSCTYSLTLTLTHIHVQRICPRPGKEAQVLLPLSELAGCNCPRAPAPPLLVLYWYPMGRRRRGVAKRRQVRSYLAETRAEAEKWNTAVQCLLRGIDVSVYTEFNKSLLPRPRRLLLLVNPFSGRGLAMQWCQTHILPMISEANISYNLIQTERQNHARELIREISLHEWDGIVIVSGDGLLHEVINGLMDRPDWEQAIKTPVGILPCGSGNALAGSVNHYAGYDMCLREPLLINCCFLLCRGGVRPMDLVSVTTSSSSNQNGRPSSPKRLFSFLSVAWGFVSDVDIESERYRGLGSARFTLGTLVRLASLRSYKGRLSYLPPGGANSTPEVPLQTPHRPLSRSITEGLEGYCRMPIHRTCSDMGLSEQRSLQKGDREREREERDRERQRRRGRARGGGVVRASSLAEDREREMEAEERMEGTSGSSAESNGRLESNEEEEEDDSTRNITEEGYDVDEGEEVEERMEGTSGSSMESSERQESERNEKISANEGEEERWNGMDGARDLREEYSADEGREEEVEAYSNPDQRKVLRKNSAPSSQIATAFFSRPIGADSEQEVETPAYERVDEDLNGTFFHHGAFPADPTRERALTISSPFRRSRFSLSKPKTSVDQNKNQKPSVSKPRPLSLLQQSNSNSLPPKFPSLSLSLSPTPPSSPSNIGPHTCLPSSTSSSSFPFELVQPAGLLKPRPPVTSPVDPPPQDNLLPPLDQPLPTRDWVTIEGDFVLVLAIYQSHLGADLLAAPHAQFDDGLIHLTFVRAGISRATLLRLFLAMERGTHLSLTSPYVSHVSARAFRLQPLSPRGTLTVDGELVPYGPLQAQTWVVS
- the sphk2 gene encoding sphingosine kinase 2 isoform X1; this translates as MRSPSPRSPSPNSFLTQDALLYGQFTDWGMGGSSGGSSGGSSSGADSGLSSPAGTISSPSSPSSCTYSLTLTLTHIHVQRICPRPGKEAQVLLPLSELAGCNCPRAPAPPLLVLYWYPMGRRRRGVAKRRQVRSYLAETRAEAEKWNTAVQCLLRGIDVSVYTEFNKSLLPRPRRLLLLVNPFSGRGLAMQWCQTHILPMISEANISYNLIQTERQNHARELIREISLHEWDGIVIVSGDGLLHEVINGLMDRPDWEQAIKTPVGILPCGSGNALAGSVNHYAGYDMCLREPLLINCCFLLCRGGVRPMDLVSVTTSSSSNQNGRPSSPKRLFSFLSVAWGFVSDVDIESERYRGLGSARFTLGTLVRLASLRSYKGRLSYLPPGGANSTPEVPLQTPHRPLSRSITEGLEGYCRMPIHRTCSDMGLSEQRSLQKGDREREREERDRERQRRRGRARGGGVVRASSLAEDREREMEAEERMEGTSGSSAESNGRLESNEEEEEDDSTRNITEEGYDVDEGEEVEERMEGTSGSSMESSERQESERNEKISANEGEEERWNGMDGARDLREEYSADEGREEEVEAYSNPDQRKVLRKNSAPSSQIATAFFSRPIGADSEQEVETPAYERVDEDLNGTFFHHGAFPADPTRERALTISSPFRRSRFSLSKPKTSVDQNKNQKPSVSKPRPLSLLQQSNSNSLPPKFPSLSLSLSPTPPSSPSNIGPHTCLPSSTSSSSFPFELVQPAGLLKPRPPVTSPVDPPPQDNLLPPLDQPLPTRDWVTIEGDFVLVLAIYQSHLGADLLAAPHAQFDDGLIHLTFVRAGISRATLLRLFLAMERGTHLSLTSPYVSHVSARAFRLQPLSPRGTLTVDGELVPYGPLQAQIHPSMARVIVGDSGVKITRF